One genomic region from Nymphaea colorata isolate Beijing-Zhang1983 chromosome 10, ASM883128v2, whole genome shotgun sequence encodes:
- the LOC116262544 gene encoding uncharacterized protein LOC116262544 codes for MLPVIGSVLCGGGLAAPAIAGTTIHRMRGVAKGHLRQVGVEAKPWDGCERRLSQKERALLASVTPLRLPSSLPSRCFCIRLTDPGRVPTPRSRYPNAFFTCKDLAKVMAGEVKRSNPLAPMTAVGASSSFMEMNDPADFDTIVSPDGSLSVCGFGSLLSERSARSTFPELKNFRTAVLHGFRRVFGHVAPIFFERGIAKAETGEISSLSVEPCPGETLIVSVFEINKLEITSFIEREHEFRFLAVVPEDFDGKPSTSAAVLCTRYSDDEYFRVRCKGNEKVFFQRYGRYNVDKIWRDDIFPCRVYLRHCVLAANNLGREAYDNFLDHTYLGDRKTTIRQYLASAGAGIMEEEPPDALKHRYGG; via the exons ATGTTGCCAGTCATCGGCTCGGTTCTTTGCGGTGGCGGACTCGCGGCACCGGCCATCGCGGGAACCACCATCCATCGGATGAGGGGAGTTGCCAAAGGCCACCTCCGCCAGGTGGGTGTGGAAGCAAAGCCTTGGGATGGCTGTGAGAGACGCCTTTCCCAGAAGGAGCGAGCCCTCCTGGCCTCCGTGACTCCACTCCGACTCCCATCCTCGTTACCGAGCAGATGCTTCTGTATTCGGTTAACGGATCCGGGTAGGGTACCGACTCCAAGATCCCGTTACCCAAACGCCTTCTTCACGTGCAAGGATCTCGCGAAGGTAATGGCGGGTGAGGTCAAGCGTTCGAATCCCCTCGCTCCAATGACTGCCGTTGGCGCCTCATCTTCCTTCATGGAGATGAACGATCCGGCCGATTTCGACACCATCGTTTCTCCCGATGGCTCTCTTTCTGTCTGTGGATTCGGATCCCTTCTCTCTG AAAGAAGTGCACGGAGCACATTTCCTGAGCTGAAAAACTTTAGGACTGCCGTTCTGCATGGATTTCGGCGTGTCTTTGGCCATGTTGCTCCCATTTTCTTTGAACGGGGGATAGCAAAAGCAGAAACAGGG GAGATTTCGAGCTTAAGTGTGGAACCTTGCCCTGGTGAAACTCTCATTGTTAGTGTATTTGAAATAAACAAGCTAGAG ATCACATCTTTCATTGAAAGGGAGCATGAATTTCGTTTTTTAGCT GTGGTGCCCGAAGATTTTGATGGAAAGCCTTCTACCTCGGCAGCT GTTCTCTGTACACGCTATAGTGATGACGAGTATTTTCGTGTGAGGTGTAAAG GAAATGAGAAAGTCTTCTTTCAACGATATGGGCGATATAATGTAGACAAGATATGGCGTGATGATATTTTCCCTTGTCGTGTTTATCTTCGGCATTG TGTGCTTGCAGCAAATAACCTTGGCAGAGAAGCTTATGACAACTTTCTAGACCATACATATCTTGGAGATCGAAAAACAACCATCAGGCAATACTTGGCTTCAGCAGGTGCAGGAATCATGGAAGAAGAACCCCCTGATGCCCTCAAGCACCGGTATGGTGGTTGA
- the LOC116262125 gene encoding uncharacterized protein LOC116262125 — protein sequence MATATVATATGAAILLYYMMNRRLSIESGKNGEDENNSEISAKSPSRRRRTVRRPVQAPANWYETMATLSETLRFTYSETLGKWPIGDLAFGINFLMKKQGDVHVASIYAGSDSVELQGPGLKDDLIYLLKLLTLCMHFSKKPFPLFLEVTGYGQEDVLLQEPKAGLLKPAFTIIADKNSKCFLLLIRGTHSIKDTLTAATGAVVPFHHSVSDDGGFSNLVLGYAHCGMVAAARWIAKLSTPCLLKAVDENPDYKVKIVGHSLGGGTAALLTYILRERKEFCSASCVTFAPAACMTWDLAESGKHFITTVINGSDLVPTFSIASVDDLRSEVTASSWINDLRDQIEHTRFLSTVYRSASALGSRLPSIASARARVVGAGALLRPVSNGTQVVMKRAQNVAQAVVRSRSSLSSWSCMGARRRNVVNVSSSDMEQSDGRLSTSLSSKSMMAEVAESEMMAEDSRDLGHEETEEEGLIKSGCASTGNDDMTEHELWQELEKEIQRRGEIGRRVHEEEAAAMKEITEEEKEVAEAAVERNPSATSAYETQRFYPPGRIMHMVSLPPPDGASGDDVCAVTEQKVGIYETPRRLYSKLRLSRTMVNDHYMPAYKRVMELLISRLDEAEEEVELDAST from the exons ATGGCGACAGCCACGGTTGCCACGGCTACCGGGGCCGCGATTCTTCTGTATTATATGATGAACCGGAGGTTGTCTATTGAGAGCGGGAAGAACGGAGAAGATGAAAATAACAGTGAGATAAGTGCAAAGTCTCCTTCCAGAAGGAGGAGAACCGTCCGTAGGCCAGTACAGGCACCTGCAAATTGGTACGAAACCATGGCGACTCTGTCAGAGACTTTGCGCTTCACCTATTCTGAAACCCTAGGAAAATGGCCCATCGGTGATCTTGCCTTTGGCATTAATTTTCTCATGAAGAAGCAG GGCGACGTACATGTTGCCAGTATATATGCCGGAAGTGACTCTGTGGAGCTTCAAGGTCCGGGTTTAAAAGATGATTTAATCTATCTTTTGAAACTACTGACTCTGTGCATGCATTTCTCCAAAAAACCGTTTCCACTATTTTTGGAGGTTACTGGCTACGGTCAGGAGGATGTTCTTCTACAGGAGCCTAAGGCTGGG CTTTTGAAACCTGCATTCACAATTATAGCAGATAAAAATTCGAAGTGCTTCCTTCTCCTGATTCGAGGAACCCATAGTATTAAGGACACATTGACAGCAGCTACAGGTGCAGTTGTACCCTTTCACCACTCAGTTTCGGATGATGGTGGTTTCAGTAATTTAGTTCTAGGGTATGCCCATTGTGGCATGGTTGCAGCTGCAAGATGGATAGCAAAGCTTAGTACTCCTTGTCTTCTTAAGGCAGTTGATGAGAACCCTGATTACAAAGTCAAG ATTGTTGGCCATTCTTTGGGTGGTGGTACTGCTGCATTGCTAACATATATACTTCGTGAGAGGAAAGAATTTTGTTCAGCCTCCTGTGTTACCTTTGCGCCAG CTGCATGCATGACATGGGATCTGGCCGAGTCTGGCAAACACTTTATTACTACTGTAATCAATGGTTCTGATTTGGTTCCAACCTTTTCTATTGCTTCAGTTGATGATCTACGTTCGGAG gTGACAGCATCTTCTTGGATAAATGACCTAAGGGATCAGATTGAGCATACACGTTTTCTGAGTACCGTCTATCGGTCTGCATCTGCTTTAGGTTCTCGACTTCCATCTATTGCCAGTGCCAGAGCAAGGGTTGTGGGTGCAGGTGCTCTTTTACGTCCAGTTTCTAATGGCACACAG GTGGTGATGAAAAGagctcaaaatgttgctcaggCTGTTGTGAGGAGTAggtcttctctctcttcatggTCATGCATGGGTGCACGCCGTCGCAATGTTGTAAACGTGTCAAGTTCTGATATGGAGCAAAGCGATGGTAGGTTATCTACATCACTAAGCTCGAAGTCCATGATGGCTGAAGTGGCCGAGAGTGAGATGATGGCAGAGGACTCCAGAGACTTGGGACACGAGGAAACAGAAGAAGAGGGACTTATAAAGAGCGGTTGTGCTAGCACTGGGAATGATGATATGACCGAGCATGAACTTTGGCaagaacttgaaaaagaaatacaGCGGCGAGGGGAAATTGGTCGGAGGGTGCACGAAGAAGAAGCAGCTGCCATGAAAGAAATcacagaagaggaaaaagaagtagCTGAGGCCGCGGTAGAAAGGAACCCTTCTGCTACAAGTGCCTATGAGACTCAGAGATTTTACCCCCCTGGTAGGATCATGCACATGGTTTCCCTTCCACCGCCTGACGGTGCATCGGGTGATGACGTTTGTGCTGTCACCGAGCAGAAGGTGGGGATTTATGAGACGCCAAGGCGCCTGTACAGTAAGCTTAGGCTCTCAAGAACTATGGTAAATGATCATTACATGCCTGCCTATAAGAGAGTGATGGAGTTACTTATCAGCCGACTTGATGAAGCGGAAGAGGAAGTCGAGTTGGACGCGAGCACCTAG